CGGTTGCAAGCGTAACTTATTAACAGGAATTTATTGTTATCGGTTAGCTTAACTATTTTAACTTTTAAGGCATATATTTGATAAGAGTGAAAACGAAGGGGGAAAACAGACAATGAATAATATGGGCAATTTCATGCCGCTTGTACAGGAGTTGCAGGAACAGCTGAAAAATATGACGGTGAAAGTTAATGCGGGTGAGGGGGCGGTGCAGCTGGTAATGAACGGCAATCAAGAGGTGGTGCAGCTTCACTTTAAGCCCGCCTTGCTGCAGGACCCTGCTCAGTTGGCTCAGTTGACCGCGGAGGCTTTTAATGAAGCTATGCGGGAATCCAAAAAAATGGTGCGTGAGCAATTGTCCAAGTTGACGGGCGGACTGGCCATACCAACTGTGCCGGGTTTAATTTAGTGAACTCGTTCAGCTAAAGCTGAACATCGAGGCTTCGGATGGGGATTCTACCCTCACTTGAAGTAAAAATGGGAACTTCCACTTATAGAAGTGGGGAGTTCCGGAACTTGATATAAATAAAGGTGGTCGAATATTATGCCCGACGCCGGTCTGGAAAAAAGCATGGTTGAACTGCTGGAGCTAAAGGATAAGTATCATTTAGATAATGATAAATTGTTATTGTTGGTGGGCTTGGTGAATTTAATGGGTATTATTAACCTGCTGGAGGTACGTGTCGCTGCCGGTGCGGAGAAGAGCGGCGCCGGCCGTTCCGCCTTGCACCAGGAGATGGCGCCCTTATGGGGTATGTTCGGTGGTCCCAAGGGCAGGCAGCCGGTCGACGGTGCCGCTAAGTGAACTCGTTCGGCTAAAGCTGAACAGCGGGGTTTCAAATGGGGATTCTGCCCCGCCTGAAGTAAATAGGAAGGGGCTGTTGTACAACGGGCTAAATAGTTTATAGTGCGGCAGTTTTTGGTAAAGATATCGGATTATTATCGGAATAATTGGCTGAATCCAGAAAAGGAAGCGTCGCTCACTACTCCAAGAAAATAGTTTTGCGACACTCCCACTTGGAATTTGATAAAAGGGCTGCCGGCGGACCGCTCTCTCACCGGCTGAACAATTATATGGGTTCTTACACTTTTTTGCTGCCGCGGCATTGTCCCAATTGAAATGTAGTATTGGGTTCAGCGCTTATCAGTGCCGCCCGGGTGAAAATATTAGTGTTTGCTCTTACGGGGCATTTCGGCGGGGAGCACTGAGGGGGGCGGTTCATCCGCTGTTGCAATGGTGATATCACCGGTGTCCGTTTGTGATGTGTTATAGTCACTCTCCGCAGCTGCCGTTTGCTCATCTGCTAATTGTTCCGCAGTCTGTTCAATTGGCAATTTAAAATCCGGTTCATGCGGGGTTTGGTAGTAGGGCTGATCATCAATTGGTGGCAGATCATTAACGGGCGGATTATTAGGCTCGGTCTCGGGTTGTTCCTGAGGTGTATTGCTGTCAGGGGGCATTATTAATTGATAGACGGCACCGTGCAGCGTGTTTATACCCTTTTGCATCTCCTTTACGGTATTCTGGGTGCCGTTAATCATGTCGATTAACTGGCGCATCCAGGGTTCCAGGTCTTGCCCTTTCAGTGTAAGCATAATGAATACCGGAAGCATTTCCCACAGGCTTAACGATGAACGGCTCAAAATAATTCTCCTTTCTTATAATTGGTTTTTATATAAATCATGAAATATACTATGTAAATGCTTAATTAACTGCTACCTTGGGTAAATATTGAATTGACTAAGGGGGTGTTTGAAAATTGGATAATGATAAGATTGAACATACTCTGGTTAAAATATTGGAATATCGGTCCGAGCATAAGGTTGACGACGACAGTATTCTAATTATGCTTAGTTTGCTGAACCTGATGGGAATGGTTAATGTGTTAAACCGTGATGAGGATAGCGGCAGTGCCGCAAGTGCCGGGCCGGGCGGCGTTCCGGGAAATATGGAAGCGCTGCTTGGGCCGCTGATAGCTCTGATGGCCGCGGGAATGGGAAAAGGCGGTGGCGCCGGCGGCGGGCAGGGTTCCTTTAATCCCGCAGCGTTGCTAAGCCTATTGGGAGGCGTCCAGGGTAAGGGGGGGATACCTGATCTTTCCGCACTATTTAGCCTGCTGGGGCCGCTGATGGGCATGGGGGGAGCCGGCCAGCCACCGGGCCGGACCGGCGGCGGCAATAATGAGTCGGCGGCTAAATCGCAGCCTGTTCAGCGGGAGATAAACCTGGATAAAAAGTATAAAACCTCCGGTACTGGTACGGAAAACGGCGGAGAGCGGACTCCGAGGAAGGAAAAAAAACGGCCGCCCAAGCCCGGTGAGGTATTAAAATGGAAATTCGGGACATGATAAACAGAAAGACCAACCGGAGGTGATTATTTGGGCGATAAGGCCGGAACCGCCCGCGAAACCATTTGGGTGGGTGGATTGCACGATGTGGATGGCAGCCGGGAAATCGAACATAATTTAATCCAGGTGGATGGGGTGCAAGAGGTGCAAGTGGCGCTGGATGAAGGGAGCGTCACCGTGAATTATGACCCGGCGGTTATCAGTGGGGAATATCTGCGCCGCACTTTAAATTCATTGGGTTATTCTCCATATGTACGCTATTAAAGCGGGCTTTGCGGGGCCCGCTTTTTACATTAAAGCAACAAACTATAAGGCAGGGATGTACATGAACGCCAAGCTGTTGGCTTTGCTGATTGCCGCCGGATCCGGGGTGGCTATGGCGCTGCAGGGTTCGCTTAACGCTGCTTTGGGTAAGATAATCGGTCTTCTGGAAACTACCTTTATAGTGCATTTGGTGGGTTTGGCGGCAGTTTTTTTATTGCTGTTTGTGTTCAAGCTGGGTGACGGCGACTGGCATCGTTATGCTGAGGCGCCCTGGTATGTCTACCTGGGCGGTATACTGGGCGTGATTATTATATATTTAGTGGTTCGTTCCATTCCCGTTTTGGGGGTGGCGGCGGCTACCACCGCCATAATTGTGGGCCAGGTGCTGACCGCTTGCCTGGTAGATCACCTGGGGATGTTTGGATTAAATAAGGTGCCCTTTACCTGGTACCGGGTGGCCGGTACGGCTTTGATGGCTTCGGGCGCTTTTTTATTATTAAAAAAGTGAATTTATCCGTGCCATAAATAAAAAGCCGGCTGCTGCGCCACAGAGGGCAAAAATTGCCTGGTTGTTAAACGACGCGGGCACCAGCTTTTCAATTACGATAAATATCATGGCGCCGGCGGCCAGCGCTAAAAGCAGTGCATTTAAGGCAGGTGAAGCTTGCAATATAAATAAACCCAGCAGTGTGCCCAAAGGGGTTACCAGGCTGATTAATCCATTGAGGGCAATTATCCGCCCGCCGCCCATGCCGCTGGCTCTCAAAGGGGCCGCGGTAGCCATGCCCTCGGGTATG
This genomic interval from Desulfoscipio sp. XC116 contains the following:
- a CDS encoding YbaB/EbfC family nucleoid-associated protein, yielding MNNMGNFMPLVQELQEQLKNMTVKVNAGEGAVQLVMNGNQEVVQLHFKPALLQDPAQLAQLTAEAFNEAMRESKKMVREQLSKLTGGLAIPTVPGLI
- a CDS encoding heavy-metal-associated domain-containing protein, translated to MGDKAGTARETIWVGGLHDVDGSREIEHNLIQVDGVQEVQVALDEGSVTVNYDPAVISGEYLRRTLNSLGYSPYVRY
- a CDS encoding DMT family transporter, yielding MNAKLLALLIAAGSGVAMALQGSLNAALGKIIGLLETTFIVHLVGLAAVFLLLFVFKLGDGDWHRYAEAPWYVYLGGILGVIIIYLVVRSIPVLGVAAATTAIIVGQVLTACLVDHLGMFGLNKVPFTWYRVAGTALMASGAFLLLKK